The following are from one region of the Gossypium hirsutum isolate 1008001.06 chromosome D03, Gossypium_hirsutum_v2.1, whole genome shotgun sequence genome:
- the LOC121215275 gene encoding protein AE7-like 1 — MTLGLINANPVVHAKKERVVRNEDPHGDDAVDPLEIYDFVRDIRDPEHPYSLEQLSVLSEESITVDEKLGRILITFTPTIQHCSMATVIGLCLRVKLKECFPPHFKVDIKVAPGSHADEESVNKLLNDKERVAAALENPNLRQLVDECLYSNEL, encoded by the exons ATGACTTTGGGCTTGATCAATGCGAACCCAGTAGTTCACGCCAAGAAAGAACGAGTCGTTCGTAACGAAGATCCTCACGGTGACGACGCCGTTGATCCACTTGAAATCTATGAT TTCGTGAGGGATATTAGAGATCCTGAACATCCTTATTCATTGGAGCAGCTTAGTGTTCTTTCCGAGGAATCAATCACCGTTGATGAGAAGCTCGGCCGTATTCT GATAACTTTCACTCCCACAATTCAGCATTGCAGCATGGCGACTGTAATCGGTTTATGCCTAAGGGTTAAATTAAAAGAATGTTTTCCTCCGCATTTTAAG GTTGACATTAAAGTCGCCCCGGGATCTCATGCTGATGAAGAATCAG TTAATAAGCTGTTGAATGATAAAGAACGAGTCGCCGCTGCCTTAGAGAATCCTAACCTTCGCCAACTCGTGGACGAGTGCCTTTATTCCAATGAACTTTGA